One window of the Branchiostoma lanceolatum isolate klBraLanc5 chromosome 3, klBraLanc5.hap2, whole genome shotgun sequence genome contains the following:
- the LOC136430530 gene encoding uncharacterized protein, translated as MADLQTCLSVLSTTKKMADLKVVTVAVLAIALIATGQSRQREVKHSDAEAPDLEELNEDLEEMNNLFNELEMLNKMLDEMEMSPEEDDQHTSETTSGGEATEEETESVDTAVPQEAVSDKCHIHEKHSKTLQRVKRLRRSLLRKRGVKEWFCDKLLDSSEERPRGKRGVRDRLWMVFCIPGPASASSASSSSEERRLPKLG; from the exons ATGGCTGATCTGCAAACATGTCTTTCTGTTTTAAGCACCACGAAGAAGATGGCTGATCTGAAAGTCGTCACAGTAGCAGTCTTGGCCATTGCCTTGATCGCTACAGGTCAAAGTCGACAGAGAGAGGTAAAGCACTCAGATGCTGAGGCTCCGGACCTTGAAGAGCTGAACGAAGATCTAGAGGAAATGAACAACCTCTTCAATGAGCTAGAGATGCTGAACAAGATGCTCGACGAAATGGAGATGTCACCTGAAGAAGACGACCAGCACACCTCTGAGACTACTTCGGGTGGAGAAGCAACGGAGGAAGAAACGGAGTCTGTGGATACCGCCGTGCCTCAAGAAGCTGTCAGTGATAAGTGTCATATCCACGAGAAGCACTCGAAGACTCTACAGCGCGTGAAACGACTGCGACGGAGTCTTCTCCGCAAACGTGGAGTGAAGGAATGGTTTTGCGACAAGCTGTTAGATTCGTCCGAGGAAAG GCCCAGAGGGAAACGAGGGGTAAGGGACAGGCTCTGGATGGTGTTCTGTATTCCTGGTCCCGCCAGTGCCTCCAGTGCTAGCTCTTCTTCAGAAGAAAG GCGCCTACCAAAGCTCGGGTGA
- the LOC136430531 gene encoding uncharacterized protein → MADLKVATVAVLAIALIATGQSRQREVKSSDAEAPDLEELNEDLEEMNNLFNELEMLNKMLDEMEMSPEEDEEHTSETISGGEATEEETESVDNAVPQKPDKWHIHVKHSKTLQRVKRLRRSLLHKSEVKEWFCDKLIDSSEERPRGKRGVMDKLWMVFCIPGPSSASSASSSSEESRLPKLGKILLGRMTS, encoded by the exons ATGGCTGATCTGAAAGTCGCCACAGTAGCAGTCTTAGCCATCGCCTTGATCGCTACAGGTCAAAGTCGACAGAGAGAGGTAAAGTCCTCAGATGCTGAGGCTCCGGACCTTGAAGAGCTGAACGAAGATCTGGAGGAAATGAACAACCTCTTCAATGAGCTAGAGATGCTGAACAAGATGCTCGACGAAATGGAGATGTCACCTGAAGAAGACGAAGAGCACACCTCTGAGACTATTTCGGGCGGAGAagcaacagaagaagaaacCGAGTCTGTGGATAATGCCGTTCCTCAAAAACCTGATAAGTGGCATATCCACGTCAAACACTCGAAGACCCTCCAGCGCGTGAAACGACTTAGACGGAGTCTTCTCCACAAAAGTGAAGTGAAGGAATGGTTTTGTGACAAGCTGATAGATTCGTCCGAGGAAAG GCCCAGAGGGAAACGAGGGGTAATGGACAAGCTCTGGATGGTGTTCTGTATTCCTGGTCCCTCCAGTGCCTCCAGTGCTAGCTCTTCTTCAGAAGAAAG tcGCCTGCCAAAGCTTGGGAAAATACTGCTCGGTCGGATGACGTCATGA